In a single window of the Mesoplodon densirostris isolate mMesDen1 chromosome 16, mMesDen1 primary haplotype, whole genome shotgun sequence genome:
- the LOC132476932 gene encoding LOW QUALITY PROTEIN: olfactory receptor 2AE1 (The sequence of the model RefSeq protein was modified relative to this genomic sequence to represent the inferred CDS: inserted 2 bases in 2 codons; deleted 1 base in 1 codon): protein MVVFLTAVSGSALTLLHICADPRLHTPMYFLLSQLSLMDVMHVSTVIPKMATNYLSGQKSISFVGCAXQHFLYLTMGGAECVLLASMSYDRYVAICHPLHYTVLMNRKVGPMTSAMSWLGASVNSLIHTVILMHFPFCGPREIHPFYCEFPAVVKLVCGDIIVYEATVYISTILLLLXPILLISASCVFILHSVIQMRSAASKRNAFSTCSSHLTMLSLWFGACIFSYMRPRTQRTPLQDKVGSVFNSNITPTLNPLICTLQNTDVAKALRRVLWRDLITKRPEVQLL from the exons ATGGTGGTCTTCCTCACTGCGGTGAGTGGCAGCGCCCTCACGCTTCTCCACATCTGTGCTGATCCCCGG CTTCACACCCCCATGTACTTCCTCCTCAGCCAGCTCTCCCTCATGGATGTGATGCACGTCTCTACAGTAATCCCCAAGATGGCGACCAACTACCTATCCGGCCAGAAGTCCATCTCCTTTGTGGGCTGTG ATCAGCATTTCCTCTATTTGACTATGGGTGGTGCTGAGTGTGTTCTCCTAGCTTCCATGTCCTATGACCGCTATGTTGCCATCTGTCACCCACTGCACTACACTGTTCTCATGAACAGAAAGGTGGGACCAATGACGTCTGCCATGTCTTGGTTGGGAGCATCAGTCAACTCCCTCATTCACACAGTGATCCTGATGCACTTCCCCTTCTGTGGGCCTCGAGAAATCCACCCCTTTTACTGTGAGTTTCCAGCTGTTGTGAAGTTGGTATGTGGAGATATCATTGTTTATGAGGCCACAGTTTACATCAGCACCATCCTacttctcc cccccatccTCCTGATTTCTGCATCCTGTGTCTTCATCCTCCACAGTGTCATTCAGATGCGTTCAGCTGCGAGTAAGAGAAATGCCTTTTCCACCTGCAGCTCTCACCTCACCATGCTTTCCCTCTGGTTTGGTGCCTGCATCTTCTCATATATGAGGCCCAGGACCCAGCGCACTCCACTGCAAGACAAAGTTGGTTCTGTGTTCAACAGCAACATCACTCCCACACTGAATCCTTTAATTTGTACTCTCCAGAATACGGATGTAGCTAAGGCTCTGAGGAGAGTGCTGTGGAGAGATCTTATCACTAAAAGACCGGAAGTGCAGTTGCTCTGA